Proteins from a single region of Apium graveolens cultivar Ventura chromosome 7, ASM990537v1, whole genome shotgun sequence:
- the LOC141674673 gene encoding uncharacterized protein LOC141674673, with amino-acid sequence MCTGEIEHLRHLFFECPFAKSCWHQVGINVDDWEIESSHDWLLQKLAQGSKLEVINISQVLWGIWFLRNKSIFEGKTMTPEAIMVWSKKQILDWKPTNKRSTDAKNENGSRYLNYRRWQPPEAGSFKLNVDAAIVVGQNSFFVGMVLRNHLGQYESGKVMKKVKKVGAFSVLEAELTGIVEALLWARDIVLGKVVVESDSLLSIQAVQHHY; translated from the coding sequence ATGTGTACTGGGGAAATCGAGCATCTACGACATTTATTTTTTGAATGCCCTTTTGCGAAAAGTTGTTGGCATCAAGTTGGTATTAATGTTGATGATTGGGAGATAGAAAGCAGTCATGATTGGCTCCTACAAAAATTAGCACAGGGGTCTAAACTGGAGGTTATAAATATTTCACAAGTTCTATGGGGTATTTGGTTCTTAAGGAACAAAAGTATCTTTGAAGGTAAAACTATGACCCCAGAAGCGATTATGGTCTGGAGTAAGAAGCAAATTCTGGATTGGAAACCAACTAACAAAAGATCAACTGATGCAAAAAATGAAAATGGGAGCAGATATCTGAATTATCGAAGATGGCAACCTCCAGAAGCTGGAAGTTTTAAACTTAATGTCGATGCTGCTATTGTGGTAGGCCAGAACTCATTTTTCGTGGGTATGGTTCTGAGGAACCATCTAGGTCAGTATGAATCAGGAAAGGttatgaagaaagtgaagaaagtTGGAGCTTTTTCGGTCTTGGAAGCAGAGCTCACAGGCATCGTCGAAGCATTACTATGGGCCAGAGATATTGTACTTGGAAAGGTAGTTGTTGAGAGTGATTCACTTCTTAGTATCCAAGCAGTGCAAcatcactactag